Genomic window (Dictyoglomus thermophilum H-6-12):
CAATATTTGCAATCTCATTTATGAAAGATATCCTCATGGCAAGAAAAGCGTTAGATGCGTATTTTATTAATATAGCAGCATTGGGGGATGTTACCACAATGGGAGCGTTTAATGGAAGGAAAACTTCTTTTAACTTTTCAATGGTTTCAGGGTTTTCTGCTCCTATAACTATACGAGATGGGTTGAAAAAGTCGTAAACTGCATTTCCTTCTCTTAAAAACTCTGGAACAACAGCCAGTTCGAAATCTTGATCCTTACGTTTACCATATTTTTCAAATATTAGAGTTATCTTTTCTAAAGTTCCTATTGGAACAGTGCTTTTTATTGCTATTATTTTTTTATCCTTTATATTCTGAGCAAGATTCTCAGAGACTGATATTATTTGGGAAAGATCTACATTTCCATCTTCTTTAGGAGGAGTATTTACACATACAAAAATAATTTCTGAGTTTTCTAAAAGTTCTTGAATATTTGTGGTAAATGTTATTCTCTTATTTTCTATATTTCTCTTTAATAGTTCATCTATATTCTTCTCTTTAATTGGAGAGATGCCGTTTTTTAGTTTTTCGATTTTTTCATAGTCTACATCGAAGCAGGTTACTTTATTACCAAAATCAGCAAGACCAAGACCTGTTACAAGTCCTATATATCCTGTTCCTACAATACCTATCTTTCTCAATGTTTCCTCCTTCAATGGTTTTTTCCTTAAAGATTTTATCACAAAATTTTTACTCTGTTCTACTCATCCTCCACTCTTGTCTATCTGGTGAGATGGATCTTAATTTCTCTATTGTGTTCTCCAAAACTTTTATGGTATAATCCAAGTCTTCCTTCTGGGTATATAAACCTATAGTAAATCTTATAGATCCTTGGGCGAGTTTGGCTGGTAATTTAATGGCGGAGAGAACGTGGGATGGTTCTAAAGATTTGGAACTGCAAGCAGATCCTGTGGATACTGCAATTCCTTCTAAATCTAAGTGGAGAAGAAGAGTTTCTCCTTCTATTTGGGCAAAGCTAAAATTTATATTATTAGGAAGTCGGTTTACTCTAGGGCCGTTTAGATAAACCTCTGGAATTCTTTTCTCTACTTGATTTATAAAGTAGTCTCTAAGCTCTGTTAAGCGTTTTTGTTCTCTCTCCATTTCAGAAATAGCTAATTCCAAAGCTTTTCCCATCCCTATTATTCCTGCTACATTTTCTGTTCCAGCTCTTTTATTGTTTTCTTGAGATCCTCCATGAATTATAGGTTCAATTCTGGTTCCTTTTCTTATATATAGGGCTCCAATTCCTTTAGGACCATAGAATTTGTGGGCAGATAGAGAAAGAAGATCTACTCCAAGATCATTCACGTTTACTGGTATATGGCCTACTGTTTGTACAGCATCAGTATGAAAATAGATATCATGTTCCTTTGCAATATTAGAGATCTCCCTGATAGGTTCAATGGTTCCGATCTCATTATTAGCATGCATTATAGATATTAATATAGTGTCTTTTCTTATAGCTTTTTTAAGATCGTCTGGGTCTACGTATCCTTCTTTATCTACAGGGAGGTAGGTTATTTCAAATCCTATTTTTTCAAGAAAATGACAGGGCTCCAATACAGCGTGATGCTCAATTTGACTTGTGATTATATGTCTTCCTTTATGAGATAAAGCAAAAGCAACACCTTTAATAGCCATATTGTTTGACTCTGTTCCACCACTGGTAAAGATTATCTCGTCGGATTCTGCTCCGATTGCTTTTGCTATTTTTTCTCTTGCTTCTTCTATAGCCTTTTTTACCTCTCTTCCAAAGTTATGAATACTGGATGGGTTTCCAAATTTTTCCTTTAGAAAGAGTTTCATTTCCTCGTAAACTTCTTTTCTTATAGGAGTTGTGGCTGCGTAATCTAAATATACTTTTCTTTTCATTTAATTAGCCTCCTTTTAAAGGCAAGATAATTTAGTGTAAATTCTATTTCAAGTTTTAGTCAAATAAAAGTGAAAGGCACGTGGTCAGGACATAGGTACCACTTTTAAGGAATAAAGATAAATTCTTTGTAAATAGACCATATTGAGAAAGAAGATCTTCCATAAGAATAACAGGGAAAGAAAATATATGAGGATGAACAAGAAAATTAGAAGAGATTAACTTCTCATAAGGAGTTTTACCATCCATACCAATTCCAAAACTTGGTCTTGCTATGTTCCATGTATCCTGCCATCTCTGAGCTTTAACAAGAAACTCTTTTACATTTTTACATCTTTCTGCATGAATACCAAGGAAATACTCATCATCCTGCCTATGAGAATTCTCAACTATACCCATAAGATATTTAGCTCCTTTCGGTATTGGTTTTAGCTCTACAATCTTTCACTTCCTAAACAGAACTCCTCACCATTATCTACTCTTATACTTATTTTATGCCTCACATTATGAGCTCTCCACCACAAAACCACAAAGATAATAAAAGAGTAAGCAGTGAATCTTGTTCTTGTTTTAACATCAATAATATTCCATTCATACTGAGGTAGATTAAACTTAACCAAATGATTATACACATCAGTAGGAAGAGAATTTTTATCAAGGAGCTTTTTTTGATAGTATTTTCAGAGATAGATAGGGAATATTTTCTTAGGATAAGAGCTTTAAGTCTTCTATAGGAGAAGCCAGTTCTTTTAGCCTTGAGAGTTATCAAGTTTTCGAGGGAAGGAGGAGTTTTATTAGGAGAGGAATGAGGTTTTTTAGGTAGGTCATGAAGAGGGCCATTTATAGCTCTTATTACAATTTCTCTTGTCTTTTCAGGAGACAAATTTCTAATTTCGTGATAAGATAAGATCATAGGCTGTATCCTCCTCCTTGGAAAGGATTAAGAGATCTAAAGAAAGTGAGATTTAATTTCTTAATTATACCAAGGAGAAGGGATACAGCCTCAATTCTTTTTATCTTCTTATCTTCATTATTATTCCTATATTCCTCATACTGGTACCTATTTCCATACCTATGTGGTCTATGTGGTGTGAAATATGTTGACCATATTCTTTATTTTTGATAAAAAAATTATTATGGAGAATGTAAATGTTTCGCTTGTAATACCAGTTAAAGATGAGGAGGGCACTTTAGAAACTCTATATGAGAAAATCTTAGAAGTCCTTGAATCTTTGAACCTTTCCTTTGAAATCCTTTTTATTGATGATGGTAGTACTGATAGATCCTTTGATATTATGAAGCAATTGTCTCAAAGAGATTCTAGGGTTAAGGTAGTTAGATTTAGAAGAAATTTTGGAAAAGCTGCAGCACTCTCTTGTGGTTTTGAAAAAGCAAAAGGAGAGATTATTATAACTATGGATGCAGATTTGCAAGATGATCCGAAGGAAATTCCAAAGTTTATTGATTTGATCAATAATGGATATGATGTAGTTTCTGGATGGAAGAAGGATCGAAAAGATCCTTGGAGTAAAAAGATTCCTTCTAAAATATTTAATAAGATTACTGCTTGGCTTACAGGAGTTAATATTCATGATTTTAATTGTGGATTTAAGGCTTATAGAAATGAGGTTGTGAAGAATCTTGATATATATGGAGAACTCTACAGATATATTCCTGCCTTAGCCTACAGTAAGGGGTTTAGGATTGGGGAGGTAGTAGTAGAACATCATCCTAGGATTTATGGAAGATCAAAGTATGGATGGGAAAGATTAATAAAAGGTTTCTTGGATTTATTTACCGTAGTTTTCCTCACAAGATTTTTAAAGCGTCCTATGCATTTTTTTGGAGGATTAGGGCTTCTGTTCTTTATAGTTGGGTTCCTTATAAATTTAGGTTTAACCATATATAAATATACCACTGGAGCTCTAATAGGAAGTAGACCTTTACTTCTTTTTGGAGTACTTTTAATGATCTTAGGAGTTCAATTTTTATCCATAGGTCTTCTTGGAGAGATGATAAATAATGTTACTCATGGAAGAAAAAAGGAATATTTGATCTCAGAGGAGATTGGTTTTGAGTAATGTATACTTTAAAGTTATTATTGAGGAGATTCCAAGGCTTCTTGGACTTCTGGATAAAAATCCTGTAAGTCCTACCTTTGGTTCCTTTGATAGAAATTATTGGCATTATAATATATCTGATTTTCCTTGTGCAAGATATCAAGAGGCAACTCTTACGTTAGCCCTTCTTTATGTTTTAAATTACGAGAAAAATCCTTATTATAATTCAGAGGGCATTTTAGGTTTTATAAATGGAGGGGTTAATTTTTGGCGTAAAATTCAGAGGGGGAATGGATCTTTTGATGAGTGGTATCCCTATGAGGGTAGTTTTGTGGCTACTGCTTTTTCTACCTATGCTATCTCGGAGGTTTTACTTCTTCTAAAAGATAAGATAGAAAACTTTGAAGAAGCTTTGAGATCTGTTAAGAAAGCTGTAGATTTTCTCTCTGCTAATGTGGATTATACTGCCTGTAATCAGGAGGCTGGGGCTATTCTCACAATATATAATTATTATCTGCTCTCTAATGAAGATAGATATAAAGAGCTGGCCTATAAAAGGTTAGTCAGCTTTTATAAGCTACAGAAGGAAGAAGGATGGTTTCCTGAGTATGGAGGACCAGATGTAGGGTATTTATCTCTTACCATAGATTATCTTGCTAAATTATATGAAAAGTCTAATTGGGATATTATTAGGGAGATGATGGATAAAGCTATAGGTTTTTTGTATTATTTTTCTCATCCTGATGGAAGTTTTGGGGGTGAATATGGATCGAGAAATACTAAGTACATAATTCCTTCTGGAATAGAATTTGCTACTTCATGGAATAAGAAGGCTGGTTATATAGCATTTAATTTAAGAAAGGCTCTCTCGGAAAAGAGCACTATAGGTCCTTATAATTTGGATGATAGATATCTTGCTTATATTGGTTATACTTATCTTCAGGCATCTTTATATTACAAGGAAGATTTGGAGATTGAGGGGAGAGAAAGATACATAGATAAGTATTTTAATCAAAGTGGGATATGGGTTTTTTCTAATGATAATTTTTATCTTGTTTCTAATTTTAAAAAGGGTGGGGTGTTAAAGGCTAATTTTAAAAATGGTTATCTTTTGAAAGATAGTGGAGTCGTGGTGAAGATAAGAAACAAAGTTTATGCCTCTTCTTGGCTTAATCCTGAGGAAGAAGTAATTAGCGAAGATAGAGGTTATAAGGTGTTTAGAGAGTTGAAATTATTAACTTTTCCTAAGATG
Coding sequences:
- a CDS encoding prenyltransferase/squalene oxidase repeat-containing protein, with protein sequence MSNVYFKVIIEEIPRLLGLLDKNPVSPTFGSFDRNYWHYNISDFPCARYQEATLTLALLYVLNYEKNPYYNSEGILGFINGGVNFWRKIQRGNGSFDEWYPYEGSFVATAFSTYAISEVLLLLKDKIENFEEALRSVKKAVDFLSANVDYTACNQEAGAILTIYNYYLLSNEDRYKELAYKRLVSFYKLQKEEGWFPEYGGPDVGYLSLTIDYLAKLYEKSNWDIIREMMDKAIGFLYYFSHPDGSFGGEYGSRNTKYIIPSGIEFATSWNKKAGYIAFNLRKALSEKSTIGPYNLDDRYLAYIGYTYLQASLYYKEDLEIEGRERYIDKYFNQSGIWVFSNDNFYLVSNFKKGGVLKANFKNGYLLKDSGVVVKIRNKVYASSWLNPEEEVISEDRGYKVFRELKLLTFPKMSIIKNIFLRIFQSLFGRFNFVNKITKKLLRDILISKQKSSGVKFFRVIRVFDDKLEIEDVIISSEKISKVFCGMENPYIFIPSSRYFEIGDLNRYYHQFEVGSKRVTIRRVFNEKGKEEFSYKLD
- the nifS gene encoding cysteine desulfurase NifS, coding for MKRKVYLDYAATTPIRKEVYEEMKLFLKEKFGNPSSIHNFGREVKKAIEEAREKIAKAIGAESDEIIFTSGGTESNNMAIKGVAFALSHKGRHIITSQIEHHAVLEPCHFLEKIGFEITYLPVDKEGYVDPDDLKKAIRKDTILISIMHANNEIGTIEPIREISNIAKEHDIYFHTDAVQTVGHIPVNVNDLGVDLLSLSAHKFYGPKGIGALYIRKGTRIEPIIHGGSQENNKRAGTENVAGIIGMGKALELAISEMEREQKRLTELRDYFINQVEKRIPEVYLNGPRVNRLPNNINFSFAQIEGETLLLHLDLEGIAVSTGSACSSKSLEPSHVLSAIKLPAKLAQGSIRFTIGLYTQKEDLDYTIKVLENTIEKLRSISPDRQEWRMSRTE
- a CDS encoding glycosyltransferase family 2 protein; translation: MLTIFFIFDKKIIMENVNVSLVIPVKDEEGTLETLYEKILEVLESLNLSFEILFIDDGSTDRSFDIMKQLSQRDSRVKVVRFRRNFGKAAALSCGFEKAKGEIIITMDADLQDDPKEIPKFIDLINNGYDVVSGWKKDRKDPWSKKIPSKIFNKITAWLTGVNIHDFNCGFKAYRNEVVKNLDIYGELYRYIPALAYSKGFRIGEVVVEHHPRIYGRSKYGWERLIKGFLDLFTVVFLTRFLKRPMHFFGGLGLLFFIVGFLINLGLTIYKYTTGALIGSRPLLLFGVLLMILGVQFLSIGLLGEMINNVTHGRKKEYLISEEIGFE
- a CDS encoding UDP-glucose dehydrogenase family protein, whose amino-acid sequence is MRKIGIVGTGYIGLVTGLGLADFGNKVTCFDVDYEKIEKLKNGISPIKEKNIDELLKRNIENKRITFTTNIQELLENSEIIFVCVNTPPKEDGNVDLSQIISVSENLAQNIKDKKIIAIKSTVPIGTLEKITLIFEKYGKRKDQDFELAVVPEFLREGNAVYDFFNPSRIVIGAENPETIEKLKEVFLPLNAPIVVTSPNAAILIKYASNAFLAMRISFINEIANIAEKFGIDIKEVIEGMKYDKRIGKDYLQPGIGFGGPCLGKDLMGLIKMAEKEGYHPSLLISIFEKNEHQIRQIIYKIKFFLGEFLDNQTIGILGLTFKPDTNDVRNSLALRIIKMLKNDGAKIKAYDPLGIDEAKKEIQDIEYYDNPYDVAKDSNCLVILTGWKEFKELDFRKIKDVMKTPIIIDGVNLLDPKTIKEMGFIYKGVGRQ